One genomic region from Mangifera indica cultivar Alphonso chromosome 17, CATAS_Mindica_2.1, whole genome shotgun sequence encodes:
- the LOC123200443 gene encoding uncharacterized protein LOC123200443 isoform X4, which yields MAELATAAASKAAERVTETMCEFGCRHMNYVFKYQSYMKKLKEQAEDFKSRRKDVEVQAKLAERQGEEIYDEVTKWLKSVEAFMERVAKLVDDEDKAKKCCFKGLCPVLIKRYRLSKEAEEVMEEGAKVLEKGKFSRISNPPLQRSTESIFVGKEYEHFDSRESNFQEIMDALKDSTVNMIGVHGMGGVGKTTLIKKVAWKAKEDKLFDEVVIAEVTQTPDVKKIQADIAGQLGMVFRDQESLFGRADQLHHRLKKSKRILVIVDNIWKKLDLKDVGIPLSYDNKGSITEHRKESNDEPERCTILLTARMLAVLNQMKTQKNISVEPLATNDARSLFGKIVGDLSEKHGIAAEIVEKCAGSPLAITTIANALKGKSDYVWKDALHQLKSYNHRCVPEMDNTLYSTIELSYKLLNSEEAKSLLLLCALYNDAHVSHFFSRSMGLGLFENVYSINDGSNRINSLIDYLRDSCLLLRGNDNEIVKMHDVIHTVVVSIAKEKCMFDIRDVKGIKDVLMERMYKDSIAISLSYTDTHELPERVEFPKLKLFGYYTVKDLCLQIPDHFFEGMKELKALELEGVHLLPPPPSFVSLTNLKGLCFCKCSLGDITMMGELRKLETLEFLSCDFEQLPERFKQLTGLKLLQLSDCPKLKVIPSNVIASLSQLEELYINNSFDRWEVEGQNNASLAELKALPQLNTLWIHIPNVQMIQQDFIPANLEKYEVHIGDVWDWSYAYETSRTLKLKFNGIPHIRHGIEILMEKAKYLYLDQLDGVKDMPWELDREGFPELKHLSVQNSSEILYIVNSMEYTHPNDAFPILESMFLINLSDMEKICCGLDNAKSFSQLRIIKVADCDKLRYLFSSSMAKNILLLEEINVTNCKTLEEIFGGESEDHADENRKVCKIEFKQLHSVVLQVLPQFICFGLEVVLPRLENLKLSSIKIENIWVNLLQPTPSYIQCLKSLTVEECNGLKFLFSSSMVKSFVQLQKLVICNCKSMEAVIFESRELEGANKIIQMNFPKLFYLKLQGLPKLTRFGIGNLVQFPSLNELHVESCSSLKTFFPNSSSVDVSLENSLSTNIEPLFDDKADLPGLEKLILLHLDNLQLIWHNQLRGDSFCKLKEVRFEFCKKLMTIVPSDGPQGLITFQNLETLTAKNCWYIKSLFPVSIATSLLQLKKLELFSCGLEEIVAEQEVDGTPKFLFPQLTRLKLDNLPKLKHFYMGSYTVKWPKLKELLVYKCRKIKVYALDGQSQPALFSFEKVIPNLEILGLRADNLTSSCLNRIPARSFGKLKILGLDSFDDYSVGFQFGLLQKLHNLEELGLYDCTFRELLPYEGYAGKQSSQMETFLQNLQTLRIYRCHCLTYLMSSSVICFKRIKNLEVYGCKGLENILSFSTATTLVHLTTISVIQCESMTKVIETAVDTTEEEIVFSQLKMLKLHCLKSLTCFYYTNYTFRFPCLEQVIVSQCPNMKTFSQGGGLSTPKLKKVQLTETINAESFWKDDLNSTIQHMFTNMVAFPRLEEMILLHLGKLQLIWHNQLLGDSFCKLKEVRVEFCENLMTMVPSNSTQGLLTFQNLETLTVKNCWNLKSLFPVSMAASLLQLKKLELFSCGLEIIVAKQKVNGTPKFLFPQLTRLRLDNLPELKHFYMGSYTAEWPMLKELLVYKCWKIKVYALDGESQPALFSFEKVIPNLEILGLKAYNLTSSCLDRIPTRGFGKLKILGLQSFDDYSIGFQFGLLQKLHNLEELGLYYCTFQELLPYEGCTSKQNSQIETFLQNLQTLRIWNCHHLRYLMPSSHIWFKNIKHLEVYSCNGLVKILACSVVRTLVQIKTIKIKKCKLVTEVITTEYEIETTEEEIVFNQLETLEFHCLKSLTCFCSANYAFRFPCLEQVIVSQCPNFKIFSPGGLSTPKLKKVELTKNIDAEHIWKGDLNSTIQHMCEGVS from the exons ATGGCTGAACTGGCTACTGCAGCTGCTTCCAAAGCTGCAGAGAGGGTTACAGAGACAATGTGTGAATTTGGTTGTCGGCATATGAACTATGTCTTTAAGTACCAGAGCTACATGAAGAAGTTGAAGGAGCAAGCTGAGGACTTCAAAAGTAGAAGAAAAGATGTGGAAGTACAAGCAAAATTGGCTGAAAGACAAGGTGAAGAGATTTATGATGAAGTTACTAAGTGGCTGAAGAGTGTGGAAGCGTTCATGGAACGGGTAGCAAAGCttgttgatgatgaagataaagcaaAGAAGTGCTGTTTCAAAGGCTTGTGTCCTGTTTTGATTAAACGTTACAGGCTCAGCAAAGAAGCAGAGGAGGTCATGGAGGAAGGTGCCAAGGTcttggaaaaaggaaaattcagTAGAATTTCAAACCCACCCCTTCAACGGAGCACGGAATCCATATTCGTCGGTAAGGAGTACGAACACTTTGACTCAAGAGAGTCAAATTTTCAGGAAATTATGGATGCATTGAAAGATTCTACTGTTAATATGATTGGAGTGCACGGGATGGGTGGTGTGGGTAAAACCACACTGATCAAAAAGGTTGCTTGGAAGGCCAAGGAAGATAAGTTATTTGATGAGGTGGTGATTGCTGAGGTAACACAAACTCCAgatgttaaaaaaattcaagccGACATTGCTGGTCAATTGGGCATGGTATTTAGGGACCAGGAGAGTCTGTTTGGAAGAGCTGATCAATTACATCACAGGTTGAAGAAGTCCAAGAGAATCCTTGTAATAGTAGATAACATCTGGAAGAAGCTTGACCTGAAGGATGTTGGAATTCCTTTAAGCTATGATAATAAAGGTAGCATCACGGAACACAGGAAAGAAAGCAATGATGAGCCAGAGCGGTGCACAATATTGTTAACAGCTAGAATGTTAGCTGTCCTAAATCAAATGAAAACTCAAAAGAATATATCGGTTGAGCCTCTAGCTACTAATGATGCAAGGAGTTTGTTTGGGAAAATTGTTGGTGATTTATCAGAAAAACACGGTATAGCAGCGGAAATAGTAGAAAAATGTGCAGGGTCACCACTTGCAATTACAACAATTGCAAATGCTTTGAAAGGAAAAAGTGATTATGTCTGGAAGGATGCCCTACATCAGTTAAAAAGTTATAATCATAGATGTGTTCCAGAAATGGATAACACTTTATACTCAACTATTGAATTGAGTTACAAATTGTTGAACAGTGAAGAAGCCAAATCATTACTTCTACTTTGTGCTCTATATAATGATGCGCATGTCTCTCACTTCTTTTCAAGAAGTATGGGGTTGGGTTTGTTTGAAAATGTTTACTCAATTAATGATGGAAGCAATAGAATAAATTCACTGATTGATTATCTCCGAGATTCGTGTTTGTTGTTGAGAGGTAACGATAACGAGATAGTCAAAATGCATGATGTTATTCATACTGTTGTTGTATCAATTGCCAAAGAGAAATGTATGTTTGATATTAGAGATGTCAAGGGCATTAAAGATGTGTTGATGGAGAGAATGTACAAAGACTCGATTGCAATTTCTCTGTCTTATACAGACACTCATGAGCTTCCTGAAAGGGTAGAGTTTCCAAAACTAAAGTTATTTGGTTATTATACTGTCAAAGATCTTTGTTTACAAATCCCAGACCACTTTTTCGAAGGAATGAAAGAACTCAAAGCACTAGAATTGGAAGGAGTTCATTTATTACCTCCACCACCATCATTTGTTTCCTTAACAAACCTTAAAGGATTGTGTTTCTGCAAGTGCTCTTTGGGGGATATAACAATGATGGGAGAGCTAAGGAAATTAGAGACTCTTGAATTTCTAAGTTGTGATTTTGAGCAGTTGCCTGAAAGATTTAAACAACTGACGGGACTTAAGTTATTACAATTGAGCGATTGTCCAAAGCTTAAAGTAATCCCATCAAATGTCATAGCCAGCTTGTCTCAATTAGAAGagctatatataaataatagctTTGATCGATGGGAAGTTGAAGGACAAAATAACGCTAGTCTTGCAGAGTTGAAGGCATTGCCTCAATTGAACACTTTATGGATACATATCCCGAATGTGCAGATGATACAACAAGACTTTATTCCAGCGAACTTAGAAAAGTATGAAGTACATATTGGAGATGTATGGGACTGGTCTTATGCATATGAAACCTCGAGAACATTGAAACTGAAGTTCAATGGAATCCCTCATATAAGGCATGGGATCGAAATTTTGATGGAGAAAGCTAAATACCTCTATCTAGATCAGCTGGATGGTGTTAAGGATATGCCTTGGGAACTTGACAGAGAAGGTTTCCCAGAATTAAAGCATCTCTCGGTACAAAATAGTTctgaaattttgtatattgtCAACTCAATGGAGTACACTCATCCTAATGATGCCTTTCCAATCTTAGAGTCAATGTTTCTTATTAATCTAAGTGATATGGAGAAGATATGTTGCGGCCTAGATAATGCAAAGTCTTTCAGccaattaagaataataaaagtAGCTGATTGTGACAAGTTGAGGTATCTCTTCTCATCCTCCATGGCCAAAAACATACTGCTGCTTGAAGAAATCAATGTAACTAATTGCAAGACGCTGGAGGAGATTTTTGGTGGAGAAAGTGAAGACCATGCTGATGAAAACAGAAAGGTTTGTAAGATTGAGTTTAAACAATTGCACTCTGTAGTACTACAAGTCCTACCGCAGTTCATATGTTTTGGCTTGGAG GTTGTGTTACCAAGATTGGAGAACTTGAAACTGTCCTCAATTAAGATTGAGAACATATGGGTTAATCTACTCCAACCAACGCCTTCCTATATTCAGTGCTTAAAAAGCTTAACAGTGGAAGAGTGTAACGGTTTGAAGTTTCTGTTTTCATCTTCTATGGTCAAAAGTTTTGTGCAACTCCAAAAGCTTGTGATATGCAACTGCAAGTCAATGGAAGCAGTGATATTTGAGTCAAGAGAATTAGAAGGAGCAAATAagataattcaaatgaattttccTAAACTATTCTACTTGAAGCTACAAGGGCTTCCAAAACTCACAAGATTTGGCATTGGAAATCTAGTTCAATTCCCTTCCCTTAATGAACTTCACGTTGAGAGTTGCTCTAGTTTAAAGACATTCTTTCCCAATTCTTCTAGTGTAGACGTGAGCTTGGAGAACAGTCTTTCTACTAATATAGAGCCCCTGTTTGATGACAAG GCTGATTTGCCAGGCTTGGAGAAGCTAATACTCTTACACTTGGATaacttgcagctgatctggcaCAATCAACTCCGTGGAGACTCCTTTTGCAAATTAAAAGAAGTGAGATTCGagttttgtaaaaaattgatgaCTATTGTTCCATCTGATGGTCCTCAAGGACTAATTACCTTTCAGAATCTAGAAACATTAACTGCTAAGAACTGTTGGTATATAAAAAGTCTGTTTCCAGTTTCTATAGCCACTAGTCTTTTACAACTCAAAAAACTTGAGCTCTTCTCCTgtggtttggaggaaattgttgCCGAGCAGGAAGTAGATGGGActccaaaatttttgtttcctcAATTAACGAGGCTCAAACTTGATAATTTACCAAAGCTCAAACATTTCTACATGGGGTCCTATACAGTGAAGTGGCCAAAGCTTAAGGAATTGCTTGTGTACAAATGTAGGAAGATAAAAGTATATGCTTTAGATGGACAGAGCCAACCTGCCCTATTTTCGTTTGAAAAG GTCATACCCAATTTGGAAATATTGGGTTTAAGAGCTGATAACTTAACATCCTCATGTCTCAACCGTATTCCAGCTAGGAGCTTTGGGAAACTTAAAATTCTTGGACTAGATAGCTTTGATGATTATTCAGTCGGGTTTCAATTTGGTCTCCTTCAAAAATTGCACAATTTAGAAGAACTCGGTCTATATGATTGTACATTCCGAGAACTACTCCCATATGAAGGATATGCAGGGAAACAAAGTTCGCAAATGGAAACATTTCTCCAAAATCTGCAAACTCTTAGAATATATAGGTGTCATTGTTTGACATATTTAATGTCATCCTCGGTCATCTGCTTCAAAAGGATTAAGAATTTGGAAGTCTATGGTTGTAAGGGGTTGGAAAATATATTGTCATTCTCAACGGCAACAACTCTTGTCCATCTCACAACAATCTCAGTAATACAATGTGAGTCAATGACAAAGGTTATAGAGACTGCGGTAGATACAACAGAAGAGGAGATTGTTTTTAGCCAGTTGAAAATGTTGAAGCTTCATTGTTTAAAAAGTCTTACATGCTTCTACTACACCAATTACACATTCCGATTCCCATGCTTAGAACAAGTAATTGTGAGTCAATGCCCCAATATGAAGACTTTTTCTCAAGGAGGAGGCTTAAGCACACCAAAATTAAAGAAGGTGCAACTAACAGAGACAATCAATGCAGAGTCTTTTTGGAAGGATGACCTTAATTCCACTATCCAACACATGTTTACAAATATG GTTGCTTTTCCAAGATTGGAGGAGATGATACTCTTACACCTGGGTAAGTTGCAGTTGATATGGCACAACCAACTCCTTGGAGATTCTTTTTGCAAATTAAAAGAAGTGAGAGTTGAATTCTGTGAAAATTTGATGACTATGGTTCCATCTAATAGTACTCAAGGACTTCTTACCTTTCAGAATCTAGAAACATTAACTGTTAAGAACTGTTGGAATTTAAAAAGTCTGTTTCCAGTTTCCATGGCTGCTAGTCTTTTGCAACTCAAAAAACTTGAGCTATTCTCTTGTGGTTTGGAGATAATTGTTGCCAAGCAGAAAGTAAATGGGActccaaaatttttgtttcctcAATTAACGAGGCTCAGACTTGACAATTTACCAGAGCTCAAACATTTCTACATGGGGTCCTATACAGCAGAGTGGCCAATGCTTAAGGAATTGCTTGTGTACAAATGTTGGAAGATAAAAGTATATGCTTTAGATGGAGAGAGCCAACCTGCCCTATTTTCGTTTGAAAAG GTCATACCCAATTTGGAAATATTGGGTTTAAAAGCCTATAACTTAACATCCTCATGTCTTGACCGTATTCCAACTAGGGGCTTTGGGAAACTTAAAATTCTTGGACTGCAAAGCTTTGATGATTATTCAATAGGATTTCAGTTTGGTCTCCTTCAAAAATTGCACAATTTGGAAGAACTTGGTCTATATTATTGTACATTCCAAGAACTACTCCCATATGAAGGATGTACAAGCAAACAAAACTCCCAGATCGAAACATTTCTCCAAAATCTTCAAACTCTGAGAATATGGAATTGTCATCATTTGAGATATTTGATGCCATCCTCACACATTTGGTTCAAGAACATAAAGCATTTGGAAGTCTATAGTTGTAATGGATTGGTAAAAATATTAGCATGCTCAGTAGTGAGAACTCTTGTCCaaatcaaaacaatcaaaatcaaaaaatgCAAGTTGGTAACAGAGGTTATAACAACTGAGTATGAAATAGAGACAACAGAAGAGGAGATTGTTTTCAACCAATTGGAAACGTTGGAGTTTCATTGTTTGAAAAGCCTTACATGCTTTTGCTCAGCCAATTACGCTTTCCGATTCCCATGCTTAGAACAAGTAATTGTGAGTCAATGCCccaattttaagattttttctcCTGGAGGTTTAAGCACACCAAAACTAAAGAAGGTAGAACTAACAAAGAATATTGATGCAGAACATATTTGGAAGGGTGATCTTAATTCCACTATCCAACACATGTGTGAAGGTGTGTCTTAA